A genomic region of Paenibacillus sp. PL2-23 contains the following coding sequences:
- a CDS encoding aminoglycoside phosphotransferase family protein — protein MIVIPDSFLDRMQELHGEQGVAWAGALPELMSDFARRFDFYPEAPYPRLTYNFVLRGKRGDGSPAVFKSSFMKDELSREISVLRAFEGRGAIKVLDADEKCGAVLLEGADPGLPLSTIEDDVFATQIFCQVFRRLHHSTPSNSQYPSMKQHFGAIERYRERFSDVHITGPLPESWVENAEECLAYLIATTKESTLLHGDLHHENILRHGDEQWVVIDPKGLVGDIHFDVIQFLLNYEDRGGDSEQVLRNRMAIIADRLELDPLRIAMWGVARGVLEACWTIEDVGNDWHRGIHMTERFAKLLD, from the coding sequence ATGATTGTGATTCCAGATTCATTTTTAGATAGAATGCAAGAACTCCACGGTGAGCAAGGTGTCGCCTGGGCTGGTGCGCTGCCAGAGTTAATGTCCGACTTTGCAAGAAGATTCGATTTTTACCCGGAAGCGCCATATCCACGATTAACTTATAACTTTGTCCTCCGAGGAAAGCGCGGCGATGGTAGTCCCGCTGTCTTTAAATCGTCCTTCATGAAGGACGAGCTTTCAAGAGAGATTAGTGTGCTTCGCGCTTTTGAGGGTCGTGGAGCGATTAAGGTGCTTGATGCAGATGAAAAATGTGGCGCAGTCCTGCTGGAGGGGGCTGACCCAGGTCTGCCGTTATCTACAATAGAGGATGACGTGTTTGCCACCCAAATCTTTTGCCAAGTATTTCGCCGCCTTCATCATTCAACACCTTCCAATAGTCAGTATCCGTCCATGAAGCAGCACTTTGGAGCAATTGAGCGATACCGCGAGCGATTCAGCGACGTACACATTACCGGTCCCCTGCCGGAAAGCTGGGTGGAAAATGCCGAGGAATGCCTGGCTTATCTCATCGCGACGACAAAAGAATCTACTCTGCTGCATGGTGATCTGCATCATGAAAACATACTTCGCCATGGCGATGAGCAATGGGTTGTTATTGATCCGAAAGGTCTAGTTGGCGATATCCACTTCGATGTTATTCAGTTTCTATTGAACTATGAGGATCGTGGCGGTGATAGCGAGCAGGTGTTGCGGAATCGAATGGCGATAATAGCAGATCGGCTAGAACTTGACCCACTCCGAATTGCAATGTGGGGCGTAGCTCGTGGTGTGCTTGAAGCCTGCTGGACTATAGAAGACGTAGGGAATGATTGGCATAGAGGCATCCATATGACGGAGCGCTTTGCCAAGCTTCTGGATTAG
- a CDS encoding tail fiber protein encodes MEAFVGEIRMVSGNFAPKGWAKCDGQLIAIAQNTALFSLLGTTYGGDGRTTFALPDLRGRAPMQQGQGAGLSHHALGEAGGAPNVTLQPAEMPAHTHVPQYATSGSSGSPENAVWAGIVQGRGAYPVYGTAPDAAMNPGALSPTGGSQPHNNMQPYLGVNYIIALQGIYPQRP; translated from the coding sequence ATGGAAGCGTTTGTGGGCGAGATTCGAATGGTTTCCGGAAATTTTGCACCGAAGGGCTGGGCCAAGTGCGATGGCCAGCTGATCGCTATTGCGCAGAATACGGCTTTGTTTTCCTTATTAGGCACAACGTATGGCGGAGATGGCAGAACAACCTTCGCTCTTCCGGATTTGAGGGGAAGGGCGCCCATGCAGCAGGGTCAGGGAGCTGGACTTAGCCACCACGCATTAGGCGAAGCAGGGGGTGCTCCGAATGTGACGCTGCAGCCTGCGGAGATGCCGGCGCATACCCATGTGCCCCAATATGCAACCTCTGGCAGCAGCGGCTCCCCGGAAAATGCCGTCTGGGCTGGCATCGTGCAAGGTCGCGGCGCGTATCCCGTCTATGGGACGGCACCCGATGCGGCGATGAATCCGGGAGCGTTATCTCCGACGGGCGGCAGTCAGCCGCATAATAATATGCAGCCGTATCTGGGCGTCAATTATATCATCGCCTTGCAAGGCATCTATCCTCAAAGACCATAA
- a CDS encoding tail fiber protein — MESYIGEIKLFGFAFTPKNWLPCQGQLLAISQNQALFSLLGTTYGGDGRTTFALPDLRGRAPVHAGKGIEWGQRGGEETHALTMNEIPSHTHTVSASDVASTQYTPFNNVWSRAGNGTPVFSPEANTTLRADAIGIAGGSQLHSNMQPYLAMNYCICVVGLFPTHN; from the coding sequence ATGGAATCCTATATCGGAGAAATAAAGCTGTTTGGCTTCGCCTTCACACCAAAAAATTGGCTGCCGTGCCAAGGGCAGCTGCTGGCTATCAGTCAGAATCAGGCGTTGTTCTCCTTGCTGGGAACAACGTATGGCGGAGACGGAAGAACGACCTTCGCATTGCCTGACTTGAGGGGGCGGGCACCGGTGCATGCCGGCAAAGGAATCGAATGGGGCCAAAGGGGAGGGGAGGAGACGCATGCGCTGACTATGAACGAAATACCGAGTCACACACATACTGTATCGGCCAGCGATGTGGCTTCCACTCAGTATACTCCCTTCAACAATGTTTGGAGCAGGGCAGGCAATGGCACACCTGTCTTCTCACCTGAAGCGAACACGACATTGCGAGCCGACGCGATCGGTATTGCAGGCGGAAGCCAGCTGCACAGCAATATGCAGCCATATTTGGCCATGAACTATTGCATCTGCGTGGTGGGGCTTTTCCCGACGCATAATTAG
- a CDS encoding tail fiber protein, translating into MDQYVGEIRMFAGNFAPEGWVLCNGALLPISQYEELFSLLGNIYGGDGLSTFAVPNLTGRLPIGQGVAPTSGTHFPLGAMAGTEKVELTQNQLPQHTHTAHAHSLAGTAAGPAGAYWAGDATQNTYSTSPAAGNMNPQALSGAGGGQPHDNMMPYLALNFIIATTGIYPQSN; encoded by the coding sequence ATGGATCAATATGTAGGAGAAATTCGTATGTTCGCAGGCAACTTTGCTCCGGAGGGCTGGGTGCTGTGCAATGGTGCCCTGCTTCCAATTTCGCAGTATGAGGAGTTGTTTTCGCTGCTTGGCAACATTTATGGCGGAGATGGCTTGTCCACATTCGCTGTGCCGAATCTGACTGGTCGTCTACCCATAGGCCAAGGCGTTGCGCCAACGTCCGGCACACATTTTCCATTGGGCGCGATGGCGGGGACGGAGAAGGTAGAGCTTACGCAGAACCAGCTTCCTCAGCACACGCACACGGCTCATGCTCATTCTCTTGCGGGTACCGCTGCAGGGCCTGCAGGCGCTTATTGGGCGGGCGATGCCACGCAAAATACGTATTCCACTAGCCCGGCGGCAGGCAATATGAATCCACAAGCCTTATCAGGTGCAGGCGGCGGCCAGCCGCATGACAACATGATGCCATATTTGGCGCTTAACTTTATTATTGCGACCACAGGCATTTATCCTCAGTCCAATTAG
- a CDS encoding S-layer homology domain-containing protein — protein MMKNKLASLLASSMLLMLLNPIGSAIMVSAAGESGTIYPELDKFNDDSSSYNGEGGSNYIGYWEGYGQHAMHLQFQLAGTIDPARKLKSVQLVIPLLNGRVARNQSTIDPYIHLYGSEDDDWTEASGGLSDVPEVNRLTDLIETKTIAYDAYVAYYSGGGSKPPLTASFDVTAFIEEQLADTFATFVLDGPTLADKNEPDPSAADYFHVFEINDADSFPDYTGVPYLLYEYSPNFPPTALSLTSNTIAENTATGTTIGTFSATDPDAGETFTYSIVPGGDASSFSIVGNELLSQEVFDYETKSSYSLQVQVTDSAGHTFQQMITVQVSNVPEAPSLSAVQLNEGAPAANATSIMVAVAYWDPENNVSQLLLSNDGLTWSELVAAPSVPWTLTPGDGTKTVHVKARDADGLESSVRQATIVLDTTKPAGGLSIDGGQDYTRSSQVSLLIDYDDAEGMRFSNDGVSWSGWIPAAATHSWTLSEGDGLKTVHVELRDAAGNISSASDAITLDRTAPTGSLSINNGVAYATGPLVHLQIVYGDAMEMRLANSAGELAVAAWEPAAAMRGWTLSDGDGGKVVHLDIRDAAGNVSSYSHSIILDTVAPQPASITIQGGMEATSSRNVTLTIVPADAAAMRLSNTGSGWTEDDWTAVEPSPSWQLTEGDGLKTVYMQLRDSAGNISNWSDTIELDTVSPIISGVNHGDKRNTPVTVTFNEGSATLNGTPFASGGTISADNSYSLNVIDSAGNTTAMSFSIDATPPVISGVTNGLFYGTAVTPAYWDANPDSVLTATLNGEPFTSGTIVSADGHYSLRVIDDYGNEALMAFTIDRTAPTGSLTIHDGAAASTSLDVMLNISFADATDLELRLSNDGVSWGAWEAAASSRSWALSPGYGAKTVYMELKDQAGNVNAAAISDSILYRSIPTASNSSVTGMEDQLIDFETADFIYANADGIPVDAITILSLPSNGNLQLDGAMVAAGDKLVPADLAKLQFVPAAHWFGTTSFEWTAAADGLAAASSADMDLTVSSVNDVPSAEELQFTTYSGQPVDGQLQAVDVESDALTYATVDSPSKGTITLDTATGQFRYTPEPGHYSSVTFTYKANDGTDDSPPAVVTIVNHAPIVIIAPPPPKPVVTLEGLSGVPGVDATSELRDGREVIVITLDGDRLSDVIGKSTDEVIVIELGDKIDSAELGVDERLLELLDEGAKTLIVHMGSVRLGLSSHAIDELLSGWSAGDSKLVLEIKRADEATAGKLDRIAKDKEFALLGNPMVYQLYRQSAEGRTKLNSVKGYLTVTYGDEALKGQRPTTAVLLLPNDQVVHVPTRMEYRDGQLQMRVHSFAGGVFMLIAYETSFQDVAGWGKPFIDELASRLVVQGTGGGKFTPERSVTRAEFASILTGALGLYNVDRAGTFRDIEGDAWYSDSVAAAQAFGLINGYEDHTFRPDEQITREEAMVILARAFRLMELQPAYTEEEQAAALAAFKDQGDLQDWSAKAASFTILLGIVNGNGSELLPGAPMTREQLASVVVKLLQAGQFMN, from the coding sequence ATGATGAAAAACAAGCTGGCAAGTTTATTGGCATCGTCTATGCTGCTGATGCTGCTGAACCCCATCGGTTCGGCCATAATGGTCAGCGCCGCCGGCGAATCAGGCACCATTTATCCCGAGCTCGATAAGTTTAACGATGATTCAAGCTCGTACAACGGGGAAGGGGGAAGCAATTATATTGGCTATTGGGAAGGGTATGGGCAGCATGCGATGCACCTCCAGTTTCAGCTGGCTGGCACAATTGATCCTGCGCGCAAGCTGAAATCCGTGCAGCTGGTTATTCCTTTGCTGAATGGCCGGGTAGCGCGCAATCAGTCTACCATTGATCCTTATATCCACCTGTACGGCTCGGAGGACGATGACTGGACAGAAGCCTCGGGAGGGCTAAGCGATGTACCGGAAGTGAACAGGTTAACCGATCTAATCGAGACCAAGACGATAGCTTATGACGCATATGTTGCTTATTACAGCGGCGGAGGATCGAAGCCTCCATTAACCGCGAGCTTTGATGTGACGGCCTTTATCGAGGAGCAGCTCGCTGACACCTTCGCCACATTCGTGCTGGATGGCCCAACCCTTGCGGACAAAAACGAACCAGACCCCAGTGCGGCGGACTACTTTCATGTTTTTGAAATTAACGATGCCGACAGCTTTCCTGATTATACCGGCGTTCCGTACCTCCTCTATGAATACTCGCCGAATTTCCCTCCAACAGCTCTATCACTGACCTCTAACACGATAGCGGAAAATACAGCCACAGGAACAACAATCGGCACCTTCAGCGCCACCGATCCTGATGCCGGAGAAACATTTACTTATTCAATTGTGCCTGGCGGCGACGCTTCCAGCTTCTCCATTGTCGGCAACGAGCTCCTGAGCCAGGAGGTGTTCGACTACGAGACCAAGAGCAGCTACAGCCTTCAAGTGCAGGTGACCGACTCCGCGGGCCATACTTTTCAGCAAATGATAACCGTTCAAGTATCGAATGTGCCGGAGGCGCCGTCTCTCTCCGCTGTCCAGTTGAATGAAGGCGCGCCTGCTGCCAATGCCACGTCGATTATGGTGGCTGTCGCCTATTGGGACCCGGAGAACAACGTATCGCAGCTGCTCCTGTCGAACGATGGCTTGACCTGGTCGGAGCTTGTTGCGGCCCCCTCTGTGCCATGGACGCTCACGCCGGGAGATGGAACGAAGACGGTGCATGTCAAAGCGAGGGATGCCGATGGACTGGAATCCAGTGTGCGGCAAGCAACGATTGTGCTTGATACAACGAAGCCTGCAGGCGGTCTGTCCATTGACGGCGGACAGGACTATACCCGCTCGTCCCAAGTCAGTCTACTGATAGACTACGACGATGCCGAGGGGATGAGATTCTCGAATGACGGCGTAAGCTGGAGCGGCTGGATACCAGCGGCTGCTACGCATTCGTGGACGCTGTCCGAGGGAGACGGTCTCAAGACTGTCCACGTGGAGCTTCGGGACGCTGCTGGCAACATAAGCTCAGCCAGCGATGCCATTACATTGGATAGGACCGCGCCAACGGGATCATTGTCGATTAACAATGGTGTTGCATACGCCACGGGGCCGCTTGTCCATCTGCAGATTGTCTATGGGGACGCCATGGAGATGCGACTGGCGAATTCAGCCGGAGAGCTGGCAGTCGCAGCGTGGGAGCCGGCAGCCGCTATGCGGGGCTGGACACTCTCGGATGGTGACGGCGGTAAGGTAGTGCACCTGGACATCAGAGACGCTGCAGGGAATGTGTCTTCGTATTCCCACTCCATAATACTTGATACGGTGGCTCCACAGCCGGCCAGTATTACGATTCAGGGCGGTATGGAGGCTACGAGCTCCCGAAACGTTACACTCACAATTGTGCCTGCCGATGCGGCAGCCATGCGATTGTCGAACACGGGCTCCGGATGGACGGAGGATGATTGGACCGCTGTGGAGCCATCGCCCAGCTGGCAGTTGACCGAGGGAGACGGCTTGAAGACGGTGTATATGCAGCTGCGCGACTCAGCGGGCAACATCAGCAACTGGTCGGATACCATTGAGCTGGATACGGTGAGTCCAATCATTAGCGGCGTTAACCATGGGGACAAACGAAATACACCCGTTACCGTCACCTTTAATGAAGGCTCCGCAACGCTTAACGGTACGCCCTTTGCAAGCGGAGGGACGATATCGGCGGATAACAGCTATTCGCTGAACGTCATCGACTCGGCGGGCAACACGACGGCGATGTCATTCAGCATCGATGCAACGCCTCCTGTTATAAGCGGCGTAACGAATGGCTTGTTCTACGGCACAGCGGTAACGCCGGCCTACTGGGATGCCAATCCTGACTCCGTGCTGACAGCGACATTGAACGGGGAGCCATTCACCAGCGGAACCATCGTGTCGGCTGATGGACACTATTCCCTTCGGGTCATTGATGATTATGGCAATGAAGCATTAATGGCATTTACCATCGATCGGACGGCCCCCACAGGGAGCCTCACTATTCATGACGGGGCAGCAGCTTCGACAAGCCTGGACGTCATGCTGAATATCTCCTTTGCAGACGCGACGGACCTGGAGCTGCGGCTCTCGAATGACGGTGTATCATGGGGGGCATGGGAGGCGGCTGCTTCATCGCGGAGCTGGGCACTTTCCCCTGGCTATGGAGCCAAAACAGTATATATGGAGCTTAAGGACCAAGCCGGCAATGTGAATGCGGCAGCCATTAGCGACTCCATTCTCTATCGCTCCATTCCAACTGCATCAAATAGCAGCGTGACGGGCATGGAGGACCAACTCATTGATTTCGAGACGGCCGATTTCATCTATGCCAATGCCGATGGCATTCCGGTAGATGCCATTACCATTCTGTCGCTTCCGTCAAATGGAAATCTGCAGCTGGATGGCGCAATGGTAGCAGCCGGCGACAAGCTTGTGCCTGCCGATCTGGCTAAGCTGCAATTTGTGCCGGCTGCGCATTGGTTCGGAACCACATCCTTCGAATGGACGGCAGCCGCCGACGGGCTGGCAGCCGCCTCCTCAGCCGATATGGACCTTACCGTGTCTTCGGTGAATGATGTGCCGTCTGCCGAAGAGCTGCAGTTCACGACTTATAGCGGGCAGCCTGTTGACGGCCAGCTTCAGGCGGTCGACGTGGAGTCCGATGCTCTAACGTATGCGACTGTGGATTCCCCCTCAAAAGGAACGATAACGCTCGATACGGCAACAGGGCAGTTCCGTTACACACCGGAGCCGGGCCACTATTCCAGCGTGACGTTTACGTATAAGGCGAATGATGGGACGGATGATTCTCCACCCGCTGTGGTGACTATTGTGAATCATGCGCCGATTGTTATCATTGCTCCGCCTCCGCCAAAGCCTGTCGTAACCCTTGAAGGCTTATCCGGGGTTCCGGGCGTCGATGCCACAAGCGAGCTTCGTGACGGGCGTGAGGTCATTGTTATTACGCTGGATGGTGATCGTCTGTCTGACGTGATTGGGAAATCTACGGATGAGGTCATTGTGATAGAGCTTGGCGACAAGATAGACAGCGCGGAGCTTGGCGTTGATGAGAGGCTGCTGGAGCTGCTGGATGAAGGAGCCAAGACGCTTATCGTTCATATGGGCAGTGTAAGGCTCGGTTTATCCTCCCACGCAATCGACGAGCTGCTGAGCGGCTGGAGCGCAGGAGACTCCAAGCTCGTGCTGGAGATCAAGAGGGCGGATGAGGCGACGGCTGGCAAGCTGGACCGCATAGCGAAGGATAAGGAGTTTGCTTTGCTTGGAAATCCAATGGTTTACCAGCTATACAGGCAGAGCGCCGAGGGCAGAACGAAGCTAAATAGTGTGAAGGGTTATTTGACGGTGACGTATGGAGACGAGGCGCTGAAGGGACAGAGGCCGACAACAGCTGTTCTGCTGCTGCCGAATGACCAGGTTGTTCATGTGCCGACAAGGATGGAATACCGGGACGGCCAGCTTCAGATGAGGGTGCACAGCTTTGCGGGAGGCGTGTTTATGTTGATCGCTTATGAGACCTCCTTCCAGGATGTGGCTGGCTGGGGTAAGCCATTCATCGATGAGCTGGCTTCACGCCTTGTCGTCCAAGGAACGGGCGGGGGCAAGTTCACACCTGAACGAAGCGTAACCCGGGCGGAATTTGCGTCGATTCTGACAGGAGCGCTTGGGCTGTATAACGTGGATCGCGCAGGCACGTTCCGCGATATAGAAGGCGATGCCTGGTACTCCGATTCCGTAGCGGCCGCTCAGGCATTTGGATTAATTAACGGGTATGAGGATCACACCTTCCGCCCTGACGAGCAAATCACGCGTGAGGAAGCGATGGTCATTCTAGCCCGCGCGTTCCGGTTAATGGAGCTGCAGCCTGCCTATACGGAGGAGGAGCAGGCAGCTGCACTGGCAGCGTTCAAGGACCAAGGCGATCTGCAGGACTGGTCGGCCAAGGCTGCTTCATTCACGATACTGCTAGGCATTGTGAACGGCAACGGCAGCGAGCTGCTGCCGGGCGCGCCAATGACGAGAGAGCAGCTGGCCTCCGTAGTCGTCAAGCTTTTGCAGGCTGGCCAGTTTATGAATTAA